The Panicum hallii strain FIL2 chromosome 9, PHallii_v3.1, whole genome shotgun sequence genome has a window encoding:
- the LOC112877587 gene encoding uncharacterized protein LOC112877587, translating to MPNDAPPQPIHSAKDALDALAGILGGALPAPVAAAEDPAAALLNDPDLASAVTGRLRGAGSGAGNDTLCRWLYDAFRANVPELQLAVLRFVPTLAGVYMCRAVSRKPLAGFEAVLLALYAHAAAQRGAGQAETVSLPNLANPSPYHDAKVPPKGKPADCDVAVLSPPLEPHGTMRATRRARIVGAVLELYHGKLAHMPLSSKMDFCEFCVAWAGTQSKLDGADKPRLPDAAAAGGAEKWRRVPLPWELFQPVVRIVAHCLLGPTRSDELKAQAARAAECLYWRAAETVDAPALLATRSLVRLSQMVEEPIPEPSFPSGAIENMAELEAMKANILSTKN from the coding sequence ATGCCGAAcgacgcgccgccgcagcctatCCACAGCGCCAAGGACGCCTTGGACGCCCTCGCGGGCATCCTCGGGGGCGCGCTCCCGGCCCCCGTCGCCGCGGCCGAGGACCCCGCGGCCGCGCTCCTCAACGACCCCGACCTCGCGAGCGCCGTGACGGGGCGCCTCCGCGGGGCCGGGTCGGGCGCCGGGAACGACACCCTCTGCCGCTGGCTGTACGACGCGTTCCGGGCCAACGTCCCCGAGCTCCAGCTCGCGGTGCTGCGCTTCGTGCCCACGCTGGCGGGGGTGTACATGTGCCGCGCCGTGTCGCGGAAGCCGCTGGCCGGGTTCGAGGCCGTGCTCCTCGCGCTGTACGCGCACGCCGCGGCGCAGCGCGGCGCCGGGCAGGCCGAGACCGTGTCGCTCCCGAACCTGGCGAACCCGAGCCCGTACCACGACGCCAAGGTGCCGCCCAAGGGCAAGCCCGCCGACTGCGACGTCGCGGTGCTCTCCCCGCCGCTGGAGCCGCACGGCACCATGCGCGCCACGCGGCGCGCCCGCATCGTCGGCGCGGTCCTGGAGCTCTACCACGGCAAGCTCGCGCACATGCCGCTCTCCTCCAAGATGGACTTCTGCGAGTTCTGCGTCGCCTGGGCGGGGACGCAGAGCAAGCTGGACGGCGCTGACAAGCCGCGCCTaccggacgccgccgccgccggcggcgcggagAAATGGCGGCGCGTGCCGCTGCCGTGGGAGCTCTTTCAGCCGGTGGTGCGGATCGTCGCGCACTGCCTGCTGGGCCCGACGCGCTCCGACGAGCTCAAGGCGCAGGCCGCCCGCGCGGCGGAGTGCCTGTACTGGAGGGCCGCCGAGACGGTGGATGCGCCCGCGTTGCTGGCCACCAGGAGCCTCGTGAGGCTGTCGCAGATGGTGGAGGAGCCAATCCCGGAGCCGTCTTTCCCCTCTGGCGCCATCGAAAACATGGCGGAGCTGGAAGCCATGAAGGCCAACATCCTTAGCACGAAGAACTGA
- the LOC112875375 gene encoding probable histone H2AXb: MSSSGGRGKAKPAAKSVSRSSKAGLQFPVGRIARYLKAGKYAERVGAGAPVYLSAVLEYLAAEVLELAGNAARDNKKNRIVPRHIQLAVRNDEELSKLLGTVTIAAGGVMPNIHQTLLPKKAGGHKGDIGSASQEF; the protein is encoded by the exons ATGAGTTCCTCCGGCGGGCGCGGGAAGGCGAAGCCGGCGGCCAAGTCTGTGTCGCGGTCCTCCAAGGCCGGGCTCCAGTTCCCCGTCGGCCGCATCGCGCGGTACCTCAAGGCCGGCAAGTACGCCgagcgcgtcggcgccggcgcgcccgTGTACCTCTCCGCCGTCCTCGAGTACCTCGCTGCTGAG GTGCTGGAGCTGGCCGGGAACGCGGCGAGGGACAACAAGAAGAACCGCATCGTGCCGCGCCACATCCAGCTGGCGGTGCGGAACGACGAGGAACTGAGCAAGCTGCTGGGCACCGTGACGATCGCGGCCGGCGGCGTGATGCCCAACATCCACCAGACGCTGCTGCCCAAGAAGGCTGGCGGCCACAAGGGGGACATCGGCTCCGCCTCCCAGGAGTTCTGA
- the LOC112877927 gene encoding calcium load-activated calcium channel-like has protein sequence MASALSSLRYGDSLSVVAISAATAVLCEAISWLLIYRTATYNSLRASIERHSRKLDAMKSGAGSSASSGAGGGGSSSAQPASSRAKKMDRVETSLKDAARELSLAKLKSGAVVAAVLFVVFGLLNSLFEGRVVAKLPFAPVPLVQRMSHRGLPGNDPTDCSMVFLYFLCSMSIRTNLQKLLGFAPPRAAAAAGGGLFPMPDPKVN, from the coding sequence ATGGCCTCAGCGCTCTCCTCCCTGCGCTACGGCGACAGCCTCTCGGTGGTGGCCATCTCCGCCGCGACGGCCGTGCTCTGCGAGGCCATCTCCTGGCTCCTCATCTACCGCACCGCCACCTACAACTCCCTCCGCGCCTCCATCGAGCGCCACTCCCGCAAGCTCGACGCCATGAAGTCAGGCGCcggctcctccgcctcctccggcgccggcgggggcggctcCTCCTCCGCGCAGCCCGCCTCGTCGCGGGCCAAGAAGATGGACCGCGTCGAGACCAGCCTCAAGGACGCCGCGCGGGAGCTCTCGCTCGCCAAGCTCAAGTCCGGCGCCGTCGTCGCGGCCGTGCTTTTCGTCGTCTTCGGCCTGCTCAACTCGCTCTTCGAGGGACGCGTCGTCGCCAAGCTGCCCTTCGCGCCCGTCCCGCTCGTCCAGCGGATGAGCCACCGCGGCCTGCCCGGGAACGATCCCACCGACTGCTCCATGGTCTTCCTCTACTTCCTCTGCTCCATGAGCATCCGAACAAACCTCCAGAAGCTGCTTGGCTTCGCGCCGCCACGCGCGGCTGCTGCGGCCGGCGGGGGCCTCTTCCCCATGCCCGATCCGAAAGTGAATTGA